GTCGTCGCCCTGCGGTTGGCAAGCAGACCCGACCCGGCAAGAACGGCAACACCCGAGCAAAGCGACATGATCCTTGCGCCGCGTTCATGCGCGGCCTTGAGCGCTGAAGCCAGCGGCTCGGGAACGGCGGCATCGATCGACCGCCAACCCGGCACGACGATCAAGTCCGCTTGGTCAAGCACTTCCAGTCCCTTGTCGACTGCGACCGTCAGCCCTCCCGCAGCGCGAAGCGGACCTGGTTCGATGCCGCAGACCGAGAAACGATACCAGCCTTCGCCCATTTCCGGGCGTGGCAGGCCGAAGACTTCGTAGGCGATGCCGAATTCGAAGGTGCAGAGCCCGTCATAGGCAAGCGCGGCGACCAGCGGTCCTTTGGTCTGCAGTGGTGATAAGTTTGGCATGATCTTTACGCTGTCAGTCATGATGGCCAATTTCGCAAAGCTTTAGCATCGGCGATACCGGGCGGCAACTTCAGAAGAAAGGAAAGACTGATGCCAAGCTCCGTTTCCCAGATACCTGCTGCAGCTCCGGATGCTGCTGTCGCTCACTTTGCCGCCAAGCTTGCCTTCGAAACCGATTGCTTCGACGTGCATGCCGCCTTTGCGGCCGGCAAAGTCGATTTCGTTCTCCTCGACGTGCGCTCGCCGCAGCTCTTCGCAGAGTCCCACATTCCCGGAGCCATCAACCTGCCGCACGGCAAGATGACGGCGCATCGCATGTCGACATGGACAAGCGATACGCTGTTCGTCGTCTATTGCGCCGGCCCGCACTGCAACGGCGCCGACAAAGCTGCCTTCCGCCTCGCCAATCTCGGCCTTCAGACCAAGCTGATGATCGGCGGCATGACCGGCTGGGCCGATGAAGGCTTCGCCTTCGAACAGGGCGTCCCTGCTGCCGCATGATGGCCTCCCGTCTCCCCCTACGATTATTGCAGCGGGGAGAAGGGAAAATCGCGGCCGTCAGAACTCAACGACCACCTTGCCGAAAGGCCCGCGATAGAGGTGATCGAGCGCCTCAGGGAATTCGTCGAAGGCATAACGCTTGTCGATCACAGGCTTCAGCCCGGTCTGGTCGATTGCCCGCACCAGATCTTCAAGCGCACGGCGATGGCCGACGGAAATGCCCTGTACAACAGGCGCCTTGAGCAGGAACGGGCCGGCCGGGCCGGAAACCTCGACCCCCTCGAACACGCCGATGACGGAAATGCGGCCATTGATCGCCACTGCCTTCAGCGCCTGGCCGAGATGTGGGCCGCCGACGATCTCAAGCACGTGATCGGCGCCATAGCCGCCGGTCAACTTATAGAGTTGCTCAACCCAGTCGCCCTCATGGCGATTGATCGCGTGATCGGCGCCAAGGGCAACGGCGCGGCCGAGTTTCTCGGCGCTGCCTGATGTGATGAAGATCTCCGCACCATGCGCCTTGGCGATCTGCAGACCGAAGAGCGCCACACCGCCGGTGCCCTGCACCAGAACCTTGTCGCCAGCCTTCAGGCCGCCGCGTTCGATCAGGGCGAACCAGGCGGTCAGTCCGGCGCAAGGCAAGGTGCTCGCCTGCGCCGCATCGAGCGTATCAGGCGCGCGTGAATACCATTCCTCCGACAGCACGGTGTATTGCGAGAGGACGCCGGGATAGAAGCCGCCGCGCGTCTTGTAAGGTGGCGTGCGCGCATCGCCCAACCCGCGTCCGTCGACCCAGTCGGGCGAAAACGTCGAGATGACCCGATCGCCCGGCTTGAAACGGCTGACATCGGGTCCGACTGCCTCGACGACCCCTGCCATGTCGGAAGCTGGCACGAAGGGAAATTGCAGCGGCAACCCCATGCCGCTCTCCATCAGCAACCGATCGCGGAAATTGAGCGAGACGGCTTCCGTCCGGACCAGAACCCTGTTTCCCGAAACCGGTTCAAGCCTCCGCTCCCCGATCGTCAGCTGGCGCTCCGGCCCTACCGCGTCGATCTGCCATTGCCGTGTTGTCTGCATTGTCTTGCTCCTTGTCCATTGCAGGGAGCGCAAAACATATCGTTGAATATTTCGCACCAGTTGCGATATTAATTCTCCAGAATGGTTCCAAAGAGGAAACAAATGGAACAGCTGAAGGGTATCTCGATCTTTGTCGAAGCCGTCGAGGCAGGTGGCTTTTCGGCCGCCGCCGAGCGGCTTCACCTCACGCGTTCGGCGGTCGGCAAGACGATCGCACGTCTGGAACAGCGTCTCGGCGTGCGGCTTTTCAACCGTACGACACGCATGCAGAGCCTCACCGAGGAAGGCCGCTTCTTCTACGAGCGCTGCCTGCGGGCGGTCGAGGAAATCCGCCTCGGGGAAGCCATGCTGGAATCCGGCCGGCGTGATGTGCGCGGCCGATTGCGCATCTCGATGCCGGTGCTTTTCGGCCGCCATTGCATCGCGCCGATCCTGGCACGCCTGCTCGATGAACATCCGAACCTCGAACTCGACCTTTCCTTCAACGACCGTATCGTCGACCTGCTCGAAGACGGCTTCGATCTTGTCATCCGCAACGGGCCGCTGAAGGACAATCCGGATCTGATGGCCCGGGCGATCGCCCGCCAGCGCATGACCGTCTGCGCATCGCCCGCCTATCTGGAAAAACATGGTTCGCCGCAGACCGTCTTCGATATTCCCCGGCATGAGGGCATCGTCTACAGGCGGGGCGATGATGACAAGGGTTGGATCTTTCCGACTGCAGCCGATCCCGGGCGGCGGATGCCGCCAAAGGCGCGGCTGCGGCTCGACGACCTTGCTTCGATTTCCGATGCGGCCGTCGCCGGGCGCGGACTTGCCTGGCTCCCCTGCTGGCTGGTCCGCGAGGAGGTGCTGGCAGGCCGGCTCATTCAGGTGTTGAAGCAGGAACCGGCCAATGTCTTCGATGCCCATGCCGTTTGGCTGCGCTCTCCGGTCATGCTGCCGAAGGTAAGGCTCGCGATCGATACGCTCGCCGCCGGACTGCCGGCAATGATGGGCTGAAGCGCTCGCCACGCGTCTGCGAGCGACGAGAAACCCATGTAATTCCTATACGTTTCCCTGGAAATCACCCGATGCAGCAGTATATCCGATAGTTCACCGTCCGTTGTGGACGACCGCCATATCACTCGGAACACGGTCAGCATGTCACTTCGCAGCGCCCTCCGCGCACAAACTGCAGATTGCCACGCCGCGGTCGACGCTCTCTTCGGCAGTTTCAATCTCTCACGCACCCAGGATTACAAGGCATTCCTGCTAGCGCATGCCCGGGTCGTACCATCAGTCGAACATGCGCTTGAGGAAGCCGGGATCGCTCGCCTGCTGCCCGACTGGCCGGAACGAAGGCGCGTGCACCGGCTCGCTGCCGACATAAGGGAGCTCGGCGATCGATTGCCCGCGCCTCTTCCTCAACCTGCCTTGCATTGCGAAGCAGCGGTCTGGGGTGCTGCCTATGTCCTGGAAGGCTCCAAGCTCGGCGGCGCGCTGCTCGCCAAGGCCGTGCCTGATCATTTGCCCAGCAGCTACCTGACCCCCCAAGGCCCGAAGGGCGCCATGCGGCTCTTCGTGGATCGTCTTGACGCAAGCAAGGTGAACGATCCCGGCGCTGCCGTCACGGCCGCTCGCAATGTCTTCGATCTCTTCCTAAAAGCGGGGCAACTCACGCTGGAAACCGTGCCATGAGCGGCACGCACGAACCTGTCGATCTCACCAATTGCGACCGTGAACCGATCCACCAGCTTGGATCGGTTCAACCTTTCGGCTTTCTCCTGGCGATATCCTCAGACTGGATTGTCACCCGCGCCTCTGCAAATCTGGTAGAGTTCCTCGGTGTTGCGCAGGCCGACGCGATTGGCCGTCCCGTTGTCTCTCTGATCACACCCGAAGCACTCCACGCCATCCGCAACAAGCTTACCACGCTGCGCGGTCCCGACGTCGTCGAGCGCATTTTCGGCATTGCCCTGATGCCCGATCAAAACAGGTTCGACATTGCCCTGCACCTGAACGGAGGTGAGGTCATCATCGAAGGCGAGCGCTGCCAGGATAACCGGCGCGACGTCGCTTCGCTCTCCATGCGCAGCATGATGTCCCGGCTCGACCACACGGAAACACTGGAGGCGTTCTTCCGCGAAGGTGCAAGACAGGCGCGCGCCTTGACCGGCTTCGATCGGGTCATGGTCTATCGTTTCGACGAAGGCGGTTCCGGCGAAGTAGTGGCGGAAGCCGCCCGGGCCGGCATCGGCTCGTTTCTCGGGCTGCACTATCCGGCTTCCGACATTCCAGTACAGGCGCGCGCGCTTTATCTGCGCAACCTGTTCCGCATCATTGCCGATGTCGACGCCGTCCCGGTCCCGATCCTGCCGCAACGCGACGAGCACGGCCAGCCGCTCGACCTCTCCATGTCGGTATTGCGTTCTGTTTCGCCGATCCACATCGAATATCTGAAAAACATGGGCGTCGGCGCTTCGCTCTCCATATCGATCGTCGTGGACGGTAGGCTCTGGGGCCTGTTTGCCTGCCATCACTACGGCCCGCGTCTGCCTTCGGCCCAAAGCCGCTCCACTGCCGAACTCTTCGGCCAGATGTTTGCGTCGCGACTTGAAAGCCGCGAACGGCGACTGGCTCTCGACTACGAGACCAAGGCGCGCCGCATTGCAGACCGGCTTCTCACCTCCGTCGCAGACAATGCGAGCCTGCTCGACGATCCGGCCTGGCTGATCGAGGCGCTTGCCGACGCCATTCCTGCCGATGGGATCGGCGTCTGGATCAACGGCCGCCTGGCCCTTGCCGGCATCGGGCCGGATGAGAGAGGCTTCGCAGCCCTCGTCCGCCACCTCAACCGCAACGCCGCCGGCC
The Rhizobium leguminosarum DNA segment above includes these coding regions:
- a CDS encoding rhodanese-like domain-containing protein translates to MPSSVSQIPAAAPDAAVAHFAAKLAFETDCFDVHAAFAAGKVDFVLLDVRSPQLFAESHIPGAINLPHGKMTAHRMSTWTSDTLFVVYCAGPHCNGADKAAFRLANLGLQTKLMIGGMTGWADEGFAFEQGVPAAA
- a CDS encoding zinc-dependent alcohol dehydrogenase family protein, whose amino-acid sequence is MQTTRQWQIDAVGPERQLTIGERRLEPVSGNRVLVRTEAVSLNFRDRLLMESGMGLPLQFPFVPASDMAGVVEAVGPDVSRFKPGDRVISTFSPDWVDGRGLGDARTPPYKTRGGFYPGVLSQYTVLSEEWYSRAPDTLDAAQASTLPCAGLTAWFALIERGGLKAGDKVLVQGTGGVALFGLQIAKAHGAEIFITSGSAEKLGRAVALGADHAINRHEGDWVEQLYKLTGGYGADHVLEIVGGPHLGQALKAVAINGRISVIGVFEGVEVSGPAGPFLLKAPVVQGISVGHRRALEDLVRAIDQTGLKPVIDKRYAFDEFPEALDHLYRGPFGKVVVEF
- a CDS encoding LysR family transcriptional regulator, whose translation is MEQLKGISIFVEAVEAGGFSAAAERLHLTRSAVGKTIARLEQRLGVRLFNRTTRMQSLTEEGRFFYERCLRAVEEIRLGEAMLESGRRDVRGRLRISMPVLFGRHCIAPILARLLDEHPNLELDLSFNDRIVDLLEDGFDLVIRNGPLKDNPDLMARAIARQRMTVCASPAYLEKHGSPQTVFDIPRHEGIVYRRGDDDKGWIFPTAADPGRRMPPKARLRLDDLASISDAAVAGRGLAWLPCWLVREEVLAGRLIQVLKQEPANVFDAHAVWLRSPVMLPKVRLAIDTLAAGLPAMMG
- a CDS encoding biliverdin-producing heme oxygenase, with protein sequence MSLRSALRAQTADCHAAVDALFGSFNLSRTQDYKAFLLAHARVVPSVEHALEEAGIARLLPDWPERRRVHRLAADIRELGDRLPAPLPQPALHCEAAVWGAAYVLEGSKLGGALLAKAVPDHLPSSYLTPQGPKGAMRLFVDRLDASKVNDPGAAVTAARNVFDLFLKAGQLTLETVP